One part of the bacterium genome encodes these proteins:
- a CDS encoding MATE family efflux transporter, whose translation MTSSSLSRAVPPMTLQGGSSELIRLAYPIVLTQLSMSAMQIVDSAMVGRLGPGELGAVGFGGIWLWTVLTLFVGTTQGVQTFVSQDFDAGRPAATGAWFWQGLYSVLPLTLLAIGTFALCMPAFMDLLAPPEEIRPLATSYVQARVLGSPAGVAFAVGAAFFRGIGDTRTPFHITLFAVGINAVLDYGLIFGRLGFPELGVSGAGYATAVANWIAVILIFRALMRPGVRRRHATAWIRPNPDQMIRFLWTSAPVGAQWLLGMSSFAVFSTLVAHMGSTSIAASQALIAVLSISIMLASGLSIASSTLVGQYIGARNLAAAERAHRSAIRIGFGVSLCLAAFFVGAPGFLIRLFTEDPGLLEAGASLMLVGAVLQVFDTMVNISSGSLRGAGDTRWPLLATTSLAWLVYLPLAYFLGITLEGGLLGAWMGCAVNSFLAAMVLLARFRRRTWQTITI comes from the coding sequence ATGACCTCATCATCCCTGTCCCGCGCGGTCCCTCCGATGACCCTGCAAGGCGGCTCCTCGGAGTTGATTCGCCTGGCCTACCCGATCGTCCTGACCCAGCTTTCGATGTCAGCGATGCAGATCGTAGATTCCGCCATGGTCGGGCGCCTGGGCCCTGGCGAACTCGGCGCCGTGGGCTTCGGCGGCATCTGGCTGTGGACCGTGCTGACGCTCTTCGTCGGCACGACGCAAGGCGTTCAGACGTTCGTATCCCAGGACTTCGACGCCGGCCGGCCAGCTGCCACGGGTGCCTGGTTCTGGCAGGGGCTCTACTCGGTCCTGCCCCTGACGCTGCTCGCGATCGGCACCTTCGCGCTGTGCATGCCGGCCTTCATGGACCTGCTTGCGCCGCCCGAGGAGATCCGGCCGCTGGCGACCTCGTACGTCCAGGCGCGCGTGTTGGGCTCGCCCGCTGGCGTGGCATTTGCGGTGGGTGCGGCGTTCTTCCGCGGCATCGGAGATACGCGAACGCCCTTCCACATCACGTTGTTCGCCGTCGGCATCAACGCCGTGCTCGACTACGGGCTGATCTTCGGCAGGCTGGGGTTTCCGGAACTCGGTGTCAGCGGTGCCGGCTATGCCACGGCCGTCGCCAACTGGATCGCAGTCATCTTGATCTTCCGCGCACTGATGCGACCTGGAGTTCGGCGCCGCCATGCCACGGCATGGATTCGCCCGAATCCGGACCAGATGATCCGCTTCCTGTGGACGAGCGCGCCCGTCGGTGCCCAGTGGCTGCTCGGGATGTCGTCCTTTGCGGTGTTCTCGACGCTGGTCGCACACATGGGCAGTACCTCCATCGCCGCGAGCCAGGCGCTGATCGCTGTGCTCTCGATCTCGATCATGCTGGCGAGTGGTCTCTCCATCGCTTCGTCGACACTGGTGGGCCAATACATCGGCGCTCGCAATCTTGCCGCTGCTGAACGTGCCCACCGATCGGCGATCCGCATCGGCTTCGGCGTCAGCCTCTGCCTGGCCGCATTCTTCGTCGGTGCACCGGGATTCCTGATTCGGCTCTTCACTGAAGACCCCGGACTCCTGGAGGCTGGCGCAAGCCTCATGCTCGTCGGGGCAGTGCTGCAAGTCTTCGACACGATGGTCAACATCTCGAGTGGAAGCCTGCGCGGCGCCGGGGATACCCGTTGGCCGCTCCTGGCAACGACCAGCCTGGCATGGCTGGTCTATCTGCCGCTGGCCTATTTCCTGGGTATCACCCTCGAGGGCGGCTTGTTGGGCGCGTGGATGGGCTGCGCAGTCAATTCGTTCCTTGCCGCGATGGTCTTGCTCGCCCGCTTCCGGCGCAGGACCTGGCAGACGATCACCATCTGA
- the gyrA gene encoding DNA gyrase subunit A, whose translation MAEETIEELEIGETPAPETTENGGDGNGNGGDGGSPTGGGSDGANPALPVNIEDEVRGSFLDYSMSVIVSRALPKVEDGLKPVHRRILYAMHDEGLQPNRPFQKSAGVVGEVIKHYHPHGDSSIYEAMARMAQDWSLRYPLVHGQGNFGSIDGDPPAAYRYTEARLRPIATELLRDIDRETVDFAPNFDGNQVEPTVLPTRIPNLLANGSQGIAVGMATNIPPHNLGELIDALKVLASNPDCTIDDLLEKLPGPDFPTGAMICGTEGIRSAYLTGRGQITVRGRAGFEETKRGSRIVISEIPYMVNKASMVERIADLVRDGKVDGVSDLRDESDRKGIRVVVELRKGAPEEVILNQIYKLTPLQTTFGVNMLALVGGRPQLLSLRDCLGHFLDFRREVVARRAAYDLAQAEARAHILEGFAIALDHLDEVIAIIRAAADTPAARSELMARFELSERQAQAILDMRLRSLTAMERQRVMDELEALRALIAELIALLASDEKILEVILEELDEINEKYADPRRTEITGAVEGISTEDLIVEEDMVVTVSHRGYVKRNPITQYRAQRRGGKGLKGMQTKEEDFVSSLFVASTHSTILFFTNRGRVHWKKVWELPQLGRAARGKALVNLLSLQEGERVQATLPVRDFAEATDDFVLLCTRKGVVKKTKVDAYSNPRRGGIIAINLPDDDELIGARRTSGNNEVILASKAGKAIRFPEDQVRAMGRTAAGVRGMNLSGDDELVGMEILSPGATVLTVTEHGYGKRTPLDDYRIQRRGGQGIITIRTSSRNGQVVGIAQVVDDDEVMLITNGGKVLRCKVKTISTMGRATQGVRMMDLGSGEGLVSMARLADDDAGAGDA comes from the coding sequence ATGGCCGAAGAAACGATAGAAGAGCTCGAGATCGGGGAGACTCCTGCGCCCGAGACCACCGAAAACGGTGGCGACGGCAACGGCAATGGCGGCGACGGAGGCAGCCCGACCGGCGGCGGAAGCGACGGGGCGAACCCCGCGTTGCCGGTGAATATCGAGGACGAAGTTCGCGGCTCGTTCCTCGACTACTCGATGTCGGTCATCGTCAGCCGTGCGTTGCCGAAGGTGGAAGACGGTCTGAAACCGGTGCACCGGCGGATCCTCTACGCCATGCACGACGAAGGGCTCCAGCCGAACCGGCCATTCCAGAAGAGCGCCGGTGTCGTCGGTGAGGTGATCAAGCACTACCACCCCCACGGTGATTCTTCGATCTATGAAGCCATGGCGCGGATGGCCCAGGATTGGTCGCTGCGCTACCCGCTGGTCCACGGCCAGGGAAACTTCGGTTCGATCGATGGGGATCCGCCGGCCGCGTATCGCTACACCGAGGCGCGCCTGCGTCCGATCGCAACGGAGCTCTTGCGCGATATCGACCGGGAGACCGTCGATTTCGCACCGAACTTCGACGGCAACCAGGTCGAGCCGACGGTCTTGCCGACCCGCATCCCGAACCTTCTGGCGAATGGCTCCCAGGGAATCGCAGTGGGGATGGCGACCAACATCCCGCCCCACAACTTGGGCGAGCTGATCGACGCGCTCAAGGTGCTGGCCAGCAACCCGGATTGCACCATCGACGATCTGTTGGAGAAGCTCCCCGGGCCGGATTTCCCGACCGGTGCGATGATCTGCGGAACGGAGGGCATCCGATCCGCCTACCTGACGGGTCGTGGCCAGATTACGGTACGGGGCCGCGCCGGGTTCGAGGAGACCAAGCGCGGTTCGCGGATCGTGATCAGCGAAATCCCGTACATGGTGAACAAAGCGTCGATGGTCGAGCGCATCGCCGATCTGGTGCGCGACGGCAAAGTCGATGGCGTCTCGGACCTGCGAGACGAGAGCGATCGCAAGGGAATCCGCGTGGTCGTCGAACTGCGCAAGGGCGCACCCGAGGAAGTGATCCTCAACCAGATCTACAAGTTGACGCCGCTCCAGACCACCTTCGGCGTGAACATGCTCGCCCTGGTCGGTGGCCGCCCGCAACTCCTCTCATTACGCGATTGCCTCGGGCACTTCCTGGATTTCCGCCGTGAAGTCGTCGCCCGCCGAGCTGCCTACGATCTGGCTCAGGCCGAAGCCCGTGCCCATATCCTGGAAGGCTTCGCGATCGCTCTGGATCATCTCGATGAGGTGATCGCCATCATCCGAGCCGCGGCAGACACGCCGGCGGCGCGCAGCGAGTTGATGGCACGCTTCGAGCTTTCCGAGCGCCAGGCCCAGGCGATCCTCGATATGCGCCTGCGGTCACTCACGGCGATGGAACGCCAGCGCGTCATGGACGAGCTCGAGGCGCTGCGGGCGCTGATTGCCGAGCTGATCGCCCTGCTCGCGAGCGATGAGAAGATCCTCGAGGTGATCCTCGAAGAACTCGACGAGATCAATGAGAAGTACGCCGACCCGCGCCGCACGGAGATCACCGGTGCCGTGGAAGGCATCTCGACCGAGGATCTGATCGTCGAGGAGGACATGGTCGTCACCGTGTCCCACCGTGGCTATGTGAAGCGAAACCCGATCACCCAGTACCGCGCGCAGCGCCGCGGTGGCAAGGGTCTGAAGGGCATGCAGACGAAGGAAGAGGATTTCGTTTCGAGCCTCTTCGTGGCTTCGACGCACTCGACGATCCTGTTCTTCACGAACCGTGGGCGCGTGCATTGGAAGAAGGTCTGGGAGCTTCCGCAGCTGGGCCGCGCGGCGCGAGGCAAGGCGCTCGTGAACCTGCTTTCCCTGCAGGAAGGCGAGCGCGTGCAAGCAACCCTTCCGGTTCGCGATTTCGCGGAAGCCACGGACGATTTCGTCCTGCTCTGCACGCGCAAGGGCGTGGTGAAGAAGACCAAGGTCGACGCCTATTCGAACCCGCGCCGGGGCGGCATCATCGCCATCAACCTGCCCGATGACGACGAGCTGATCGGTGCCCGCCGCACCAGCGGCAACAACGAAGTCATCCTCGCATCGAAGGCGGGTAAGGCGATCCGCTTCCCCGAGGATCAGGTTCGCGCCATGGGCCGCACGGCGGCAGGTGTACGCGGGATGAACCTGTCAGGGGACGACGAACTCGTCGGTATGGAGATTCTCTCTCCTGGCGCGACCGTCCTGACGGTCACCGAACACGGCTACGGAAAGCGCACGCCGCTGGACGACTACCGGATCCAGCGCCGAGGTGGCCAGGGCATCATCACCATCCGTACGAGCAGTCGAAATGGCCAGGTCGTGGGTATCGCGCAAGTCGTCGATGACGACGAAGTCATGCTCATCACGAACGGCGGAAAGGTCTTGCGCTGCAAGGTGAAGACGATCTCGACCATGGGCCGCGCAACCCAAGGCGTGCGCATGATGGACCTCGGCAGCGGCGAAGGGCTGGTCTCGATGGCCCGCCTGGCAGACGACGACGCTGGAGCCGGCGACGCCTGA
- the rnpA gene encoding ribonuclease P protein component, with product MPEHLSNLREGSQRLRRDSRLRNPKDFRRVQRTGQRRVGRHFVLVRAKSREPASIRLGLAVSRKVGNAVARNHVKRRVRDWFRRNRLRLPEGDLVVIARSGAAQRSGAEIASELAELTQ from the coding sequence ATGCCCGAACACCTCTCCAACCTCAGAGAGGGCTCCCAGCGCCTTCGGCGGGATTCCCGCCTGCGCAACCCGAAGGATTTCCGACGGGTCCAGCGCACAGGTCAACGCCGCGTAGGGCGTCATTTCGTGCTGGTGCGAGCCAAGAGTCGGGAACCTGCCAGTATTCGGCTAGGTCTCGCGGTGAGCCGGAAAGTGGGAAATGCGGTGGCTCGAAATCATGTGAAGCGTCGAGTGCGGGATTGGTTTCGACGAAATCGCCTGCGGCTCCCCGAGGGTGATCTGGTGGTGATCGCGCGGTCTGGAGCTGCACAGCGGAGCGGTGCAGAAATCGCCAGTGAACTCGCGGAGTTGACGCAATGA
- the ubiA gene encoding UbiA family prenyltransferase has product MPTLLRDVARSALHRIDAWGVALIVCSIALLVHDAVTPANLLLVLAVTAAFGLGYVVNDYFDSAFDAQEEAKARHNLFVRHRLGPFRATALFAAAVPLGVFASFGARGVLVAVTCVLVIWAYSAPPLRLKAIPGLDLLTHALFVQTFAYFICVFLTGVEWLRLDAWLLAINFLASLSGQLAQQVRDFDRDSRTDRNFATTVGLPATVTCLRVTTLAVVVTGVAGFAIGVLPPILAPLALGFGFATAHRLGGGGALRPSFQVYLPTTAALAYTGVLLFAELH; this is encoded by the coding sequence ATGCCGACACTCTTGCGCGACGTCGCGCGGTCCGCGCTGCACCGGATCGACGCCTGGGGTGTGGCACTGATCGTTTGTTCGATCGCGCTGCTGGTCCACGACGCCGTCACTCCGGCGAACCTGCTGCTCGTGTTGGCCGTCACCGCTGCCTTCGGTCTCGGCTACGTCGTCAACGACTACTTCGACTCTGCCTTCGACGCGCAGGAAGAGGCCAAGGCCCGGCACAACCTCTTCGTCCGACATCGCCTCGGACCCTTCCGCGCGACGGCCTTGTTCGCGGCCGCTGTTCCGCTCGGCGTCTTTGCCAGCTTCGGCGCTCGGGGCGTCCTGGTCGCGGTGACCTGCGTCCTCGTGATCTGGGCCTACTCGGCGCCTCCCCTCCGGCTCAAGGCGATACCCGGCCTCGATCTGCTGACCCATGCGCTCTTCGTGCAGACCTTCGCGTACTTCATCTGTGTGTTCCTGACGGGCGTCGAATGGCTGCGACTCGATGCCTGGTTGTTGGCGATCAACTTCCTGGCGTCGCTATCGGGGCAACTTGCCCAACAGGTGCGGGATTTCGATCGCGACTCGCGCACCGACCGGAACTTCGCGACGACGGTCGGCCTGCCTGCGACAGTGACGTGTCTGCGGGTGACCACCCTGGCCGTGGTTGTCACAGGCGTCGCGGGTTTCGCCATCGGAGTGCTCCCGCCGATCCTCGCCCCCCTTGCGCTCGGGTTCGGATTTGCGACTGCCCATCGACTTGGTGGCGGGGGGGCGCTGCGTCCGTCCTTCCAGGTCTACCTTCCGACGACGGCAGCGCTCGCTTACACAGGCGTCCTCCTCTTCGCCGAGCTGCACTAG
- the rpmH gene encoding 50S ribosomal protein L34 — MKRTYQPSRIRRLRTHGFRARMKTKSGRAVIKRRRAKGRKRLAVGVSSK; from the coding sequence ATGAAGCGAACTTATCAGCCGAGCCGTATCCGCCGTCTTCGTACCCATGGCTTTCGCGCTCGGATGAAGACCAAGAGCGGTCGGGCGGTGATCAAGCGACGCCGGGCCAAGGGCCGAAAGCGGCTAGCCGTCGGCGTCTCTTCCAAGTAG
- the yidD gene encoding membrane protein insertion efficiency factor YidD: MRIWLTRLLTLLVRVYQVVLSPHLGGACRFAPSCSEYAICALQEHGPWQGTVLAARRIGRCHPFHPGGFDPVPEAGGKRHGS; the protein is encoded by the coding sequence ATGAGAATCTGGCTGACGCGGCTCTTGACCCTCCTGGTACGTGTCTATCAAGTCGTCTTGTCTCCTCATCTCGGAGGAGCCTGTCGTTTTGCGCCCAGTTGTTCGGAGTATGCGATCTGCGCACTTCAGGAACACGGGCCTTGGCAGGGCACTGTTTTGGCTGCGCGCAGGATCGGCCGCTGCCACCCCTTCCATCCCGGCGGCTTCGATCCGGTTCCAGAGGCCGGAGGCAAACGCCATGGATCGTAA
- the dnaN gene encoding DNA polymerase III subunit beta, which yields MKLVIEKGDLQRGLGRLQAIVEKRNSMPILANVLLTASGKGADGQLELAATDLEVGIRGSQNADISKEGAVTVSARRFYDIVRELPDEKVQLHATDNNYLEIRCGRSRFSLAGTDAEEYPNLPEFAPGQLVKLQAAVLSQMIERTMYAASVDETRYNLNGVYFEVLAEDEKIRMVATDGHRLALVDRSVGSDASKLASGVIIPRKGLAELKRLVDEEDADEVELGFEGNSGLARKGGVTLVMRLIEGEFPSYRQVIPDDIKRPFTLTAEPFTRALRRVALLSAERSRAIKLDLSDGTLLISSSNPDLGEASEEIDFDYAGEAVSVGFNARYLLDALGALGAKEVMLGLQDGNTAVEIRPTDDADSVAIVMPMRI from the coding sequence ATGAAGCTCGTGATCGAGAAGGGCGATCTGCAACGAGGCCTTGGTCGCCTCCAGGCAATCGTCGAGAAGCGGAACTCGATGCCGATCCTGGCCAACGTCCTACTGACGGCCTCAGGAAAGGGTGCCGACGGCCAACTCGAACTTGCGGCGACTGATCTCGAAGTGGGAATCCGTGGATCGCAGAACGCGGATATCTCCAAAGAGGGTGCGGTCACAGTCTCAGCTCGCAGGTTCTACGACATCGTTCGTGAACTACCGGACGAAAAAGTCCAACTTCATGCAACGGACAACAATTATCTCGAGATCCGTTGTGGAAGGTCACGCTTCTCTCTCGCAGGTACCGATGCGGAGGAGTATCCGAACCTCCCCGAATTCGCACCGGGACAACTCGTCAAGCTTCAAGCTGCTGTCTTGAGCCAGATGATCGAGCGCACGATGTACGCCGCGTCGGTTGATGAGACGCGGTACAACCTGAACGGGGTCTACTTCGAGGTTCTCGCAGAGGACGAGAAGATCCGCATGGTGGCGACGGACGGCCACAGGCTCGCCTTGGTAGATCGCAGCGTCGGTAGCGATGCCAGCAAGCTTGCGAGTGGAGTGATCATTCCACGCAAAGGATTGGCCGAGTTGAAGCGGCTGGTGGATGAAGAAGACGCGGACGAAGTCGAGCTCGGCTTCGAAGGCAATAGTGGGCTGGCGCGCAAAGGCGGTGTCACGTTGGTGATGCGACTGATCGAGGGAGAGTTTCCGAGCTATCGCCAGGTCATTCCGGATGACATCAAGCGCCCGTTCACGCTCACGGCGGAGCCCTTCACTCGTGCGTTGCGCCGTGTTGCATTGCTTTCCGCAGAGCGCAGCCGTGCCATCAAGCTCGACCTGAGTGACGGCACACTGCTCATCTCATCGAGTAATCCTGATCTCGGCGAAGCTTCCGAGGAGATCGATTTCGACTATGCCGGTGAGGCCGTTTCGGTCGGATTCAACGCGAGATACCTGCTCGATGCGCTCGGAGCCCTGGGTGCCAAGGAAGTGATGTTGGGCCTCCAGGACGGCAATACAGCGGTTGAGATCCGGCCTACGGACGACGCGGATAGCGTGGCCATCGTGATGCCCATGCGCATCTGA
- the yidC gene encoding membrane protein insertase YidC has product MDRNFLLAMALSLAVVVSWTMYTDGKRQQYLAENPIEVEEPQQEESAEFKPSEAFEPSAATETAKPSTTATPIPKPAQIAEARTTVRTELYEAELSNRGASLLRWDLQKYDDASQDGTPLVEVTTLGEGEFALATPLEGLGFGDLSAAPYRLEEPDANTRVFTLEHEGVTVRKTYNFADDDYRVQLRIAVENNSDRHLRPEFAIRWPARARDSADFSNFSIAVRSEADVELLPIQTNRAFLGFGGGGIEGSHSYSAVDWISADTTYFLAAIVAEVPERASASVVPLGEDAAVTEMTIDGVNLPPGQRLDYEYRLYLGPKETARLDVFGSHLDEAVQKGWFPSLTRFFGWLLEAAHSVVPNYGVAIILITIMVRLLMAPLMARQMKSMKRMSDISPMMKEIQAKYKDDRERQSQEMMALYKREGVSPFSMLSGCFPMLLQFPVFIGFYFALQSAIQLRQQPFVGWIDDLSQPEALFVIPGIDLPVRVIPILMGVAMFLQQKLTPSGSMDPAQQRMMMTIMPVMFTVMFYQFASGLVLYWFVSTLIGIGQQVVTNRDKTPVVAK; this is encoded by the coding sequence ATGGATCGTAATTTCCTCCTTGCCATGGCGCTTTCCCTCGCAGTGGTCGTCAGTTGGACGATGTACACCGATGGGAAAAGGCAACAGTATTTGGCTGAAAACCCAATTGAGGTGGAAGAGCCCCAGCAAGAGGAGAGTGCTGAATTCAAGCCCAGTGAGGCATTCGAACCTTCTGCGGCCACGGAAACAGCAAAGCCATCCACTACGGCAACGCCGATCCCCAAGCCGGCGCAAATCGCTGAGGCACGAACGACCGTTCGCACAGAGCTCTACGAGGCGGAACTTTCGAACCGCGGAGCGTCGCTCCTTCGCTGGGACCTCCAGAAATACGACGACGCCTCTCAGGACGGCACCCCTCTGGTCGAAGTGACGACACTCGGCGAAGGCGAGTTCGCGTTGGCGACACCTCTCGAGGGCCTCGGCTTCGGCGATCTCAGTGCTGCGCCCTATCGGTTGGAGGAGCCGGATGCGAACACACGGGTGTTCACGTTGGAGCACGAAGGCGTCACGGTTCGCAAGACGTACAACTTCGCCGACGACGACTACAGGGTTCAGCTTCGCATCGCCGTCGAGAACAACTCGGATCGGCACCTGCGGCCCGAGTTCGCAATCCGTTGGCCGGCGCGAGCTCGCGACAGCGCGGATTTCTCCAACTTTTCGATCGCTGTTCGGAGTGAAGCGGATGTCGAACTGCTGCCGATTCAGACGAACCGGGCCTTCCTCGGGTTCGGGGGCGGCGGCATCGAGGGCAGCCATTCCTATAGCGCCGTCGATTGGATCTCTGCGGATACGACCTACTTCCTGGCGGCCATCGTCGCAGAAGTACCCGAGCGAGCTTCGGCGAGCGTCGTCCCGTTAGGCGAAGATGCCGCAGTCACAGAGATGACGATCGACGGGGTGAACCTGCCGCCGGGTCAACGCCTCGATTACGAGTATCGCCTCTACCTGGGACCGAAGGAGACCGCGCGTCTCGACGTGTTCGGTTCGCATCTCGATGAGGCCGTCCAAAAGGGCTGGTTTCCGTCGCTGACGCGCTTCTTTGGTTGGCTGCTCGAGGCTGCACATTCCGTGGTTCCGAACTACGGGGTGGCCATCATCCTGATCACGATCATGGTGCGCCTGTTGATGGCGCCGCTGATGGCGCGGCAGATGAAGTCGATGAAACGCATGAGCGACATCTCGCCGATGATGAAAGAGATCCAGGCGAAGTACAAAGACGACCGAGAGCGACAAAGCCAGGAGATGATGGCGCTCTACAAACGGGAAGGCGTCAGCCCCTTCTCGATGTTGTCTGGCTGCTTTCCGATGTTGCTGCAGTTCCCTGTGTTCATCGGGTTCTATTTCGCCTTGCAGAGCGCGATCCAGTTGCGTCAGCAGCCGTTCGTCGGTTGGATCGATGACCTTTCCCAACCGGAAGCGTTGTTCGTCATTCCGGGGATCGATCTTCCGGTACGCGTCATTCCCATCCTGATGGGCGTGGCGATGTTCTTGCAGCAGAAGCTCACGCCGTCGGGCTCGATGGATCCCGCGCAGCAACGAATGATGATGACCATCATGCCCGTGATGTTCACGGTGATGTTCTACCAATTCGCTTCGGGCCTGGTGTTGTATTGGTTCGTCAGCACGTTGATCGGAATCGGTCAGCAGGTGGTGACGAACCGAGACAAGACGCCCGTAGTCGCCAAGTGA
- the gyrB gene encoding DNA topoisomerase (ATP-hydrolyzing) subunit B, translated as MSYDASSIEVLEGLDPVRKRPAMYIGTTGPDGLHHLVYEVVDNSIDEALAGFCKEIIVTIHDDNSVTVVDDGRGIPVGEHPTEKRPAAEVVLTTLHAGGKFNESSYKVSGGLHGVGISVVNALSESLELEIKREGKVWSQRYSRGEPVSPFNEIGSTEATGTKVTFLPDGEIFQSTDFSFDVLSQRLRELAFLNAGIRIVIKDERSGKEHDFCFEGGIVSFVEHLSRTRQPLHTPPIHIVGERAIPGKERDTPVSIEIALQYNDSYNENVFSFANNINTVEGGTHLIGFRTALTRTLNRYLTAQQKNGKTPKKDEGLSGDDVREGLTAVISVKLPQPEFEGQTKTKLGTSEVRGLVEGLLYEKLLEKLEENPAIAKAITSKVVDAARARAAARKARDLARRKGALSDHSLPGKLADCQERDPAKSELFVVEGNSAGGTAKQGRSREFQAILPLRGKILNVERARLDRMLSNAEVQAMIAALGCGIGEDFDAEKARYHKLIIMTDADVDGSHIRTLLLTFFFRQMRDLLERGYIYIAQPPLFKVKKGRSERYVKDQPALDAYLLDLAFQSVQVESGSERQVLSTEAARSIVELAGDYAGSIEHIALRRIDERIVDAVVQCGGIGEDDLQDEEWLQTRLGDFAAKLEGLHPECAGALWNIEADPEHGGVKLIAMSRRSGAPLRTVFDNEFVRSPDLVRLMALAERIREAGQEPYHVVTGEPDDQPEAFASAQELRVDILKRAEKGLSIQRYKGLGEMNPDQLAETTMDPAKRTLLQVRVEDAVEADLVFTTLMGDDVEPRREFIEENALKVQNLDI; from the coding sequence GTGAGCTACGACGCCAGTTCCATCGAGGTCCTCGAAGGCCTTGATCCGGTTCGGAAGCGCCCCGCGATGTATATCGGGACGACTGGACCCGATGGTCTTCACCATCTCGTCTACGAAGTCGTCGACAACTCGATCGACGAGGCTCTCGCGGGGTTCTGCAAGGAGATCATCGTCACGATCCACGATGACAATTCGGTCACTGTGGTGGACGATGGTCGTGGAATCCCGGTTGGAGAGCATCCGACGGAGAAACGCCCGGCAGCCGAGGTCGTGCTCACCACGCTCCATGCAGGCGGAAAATTCAACGAATCCTCCTACAAGGTATCCGGCGGGTTGCACGGCGTAGGAATCTCGGTCGTGAATGCGCTGTCGGAATCCCTCGAGCTCGAGATCAAGCGCGAGGGAAAGGTCTGGTCGCAGCGGTATTCCAGGGGCGAGCCGGTAAGCCCGTTCAATGAGATCGGATCAACGGAAGCCACAGGGACGAAGGTCACTTTCCTCCCGGATGGCGAGATCTTCCAGTCGACCGATTTCTCATTCGACGTGCTTTCCCAACGGCTCCGTGAGTTGGCGTTTCTGAATGCGGGTATCCGCATCGTCATCAAGGATGAGCGAAGCGGAAAGGAACACGATTTCTGCTTCGAAGGTGGGATCGTTTCTTTCGTCGAGCACCTGAGCCGAACCCGACAACCGCTTCACACACCACCGATCCACATCGTCGGCGAGCGCGCCATTCCCGGCAAGGAGCGGGATACGCCGGTCTCGATCGAGATCGCGCTCCAGTACAACGATTCGTACAACGAAAACGTTTTCAGCTTCGCCAACAACATCAATACGGTGGAAGGTGGAACGCACCTCATTGGCTTTCGGACGGCGCTGACGCGCACCCTGAACCGGTACCTGACGGCTCAGCAGAAGAACGGCAAGACACCCAAGAAGGACGAGGGCTTGTCTGGCGACGATGTCCGCGAAGGACTGACTGCCGTCATTTCCGTAAAGCTTCCCCAGCCCGAGTTCGAAGGCCAGACTAAGACGAAACTCGGCACGAGTGAGGTGCGGGGCCTGGTCGAAGGCCTGCTCTACGAGAAGCTGCTCGAGAAGCTCGAGGAGAATCCGGCGATCGCAAAGGCGATCACCTCCAAGGTGGTCGATGCCGCAAGGGCTCGCGCCGCGGCCCGCAAGGCTCGCGACCTGGCCCGCCGCAAGGGCGCGCTCTCGGATCACAGCCTGCCGGGCAAGCTCGCGGATTGTCAGGAGCGCGATCCGGCGAAAAGCGAACTCTTCGTGGTCGAGGGCAACTCCGCGGGTGGGACGGCCAAGCAGGGTCGAAGCCGGGAGTTCCAGGCGATCCTTCCGCTTCGCGGCAAGATCTTGAACGTCGAACGCGCGCGCCTCGATCGAATGCTCTCGAACGCAGAGGTGCAGGCGATGATCGCCGCTCTCGGCTGCGGAATCGGTGAAGATTTCGACGCCGAGAAAGCCCGCTATCACAAGCTCATCATCATGACCGACGCGGATGTCGACGGCAGCCACATCCGAACCCTGTTGTTGACGTTCTTCTTTCGCCAGATGCGAGACCTGCTCGAGCGCGGTTACATCTACATTGCCCAGCCGCCGCTCTTCAAGGTCAAGAAGGGCCGAAGTGAGCGTTATGTGAAGGACCAACCGGCGCTGGACGCCTATCTGCTCGATCTCGCGTTCCAGAGTGTTCAAGTCGAGAGTGGATCCGAACGCCAGGTGCTCAGTACCGAAGCCGCTCGTAGCATCGTTGAATTGGCTGGAGACTACGCGGGCTCGATCGAACACATCGCCTTGCGGCGAATCGACGAGCGGATCGTAGATGCCGTGGTTCAGTGCGGTGGAATCGGAGAAGACGATCTCCAGGACGAGGAGTGGCTGCAGACCCGCCTCGGAGATTTTGCAGCCAAGCTCGAGGGCCTGCACCCCGAATGTGCGGGCGCACTCTGGAACATCGAGGCAGATCCGGAGCACGGGGGCGTGAAGCTGATTGCGATGAGCCGCCGTTCCGGGGCTCCCCTGCGCACGGTTTTCGACAACGAATTCGTGCGTTCACCAGATCTCGTTCGACTGATGGCTCTGGCGGAGCGGATCCGCGAGGCGGGGCAGGAGCCCTACCATGTCGTCACGGGTGAGCCGGACGATCAACCCGAGGCATTCGCAAGCGCACAGGAACTCCGAGTCGACATCCTGAAGCGCGCCGAGAAGGGCCTTTCGATCCAGCGCTACAAGGGGCTGGGCGAGATGAACCCGGACCAGCTGGCGGAAACCACCATGGACCCGGCCAAGCGCACGTTGCTGCAGGTTCGCGTCGAGGATGCGGTCGAAGCCGATCTCGTGTTCACCACCTTGATGGGTGATGACGTGGAGCCGCGCCGTGAGTTCATCGAAGAGAACGCACTCAAGGTGCAGAACCTGGACATCTAG